In a single window of the Halobaculum lipolyticum genome:
- a CDS encoding DUF7095 family protein, translating to MEREAALDRVEAIIDAVDEGPMPVPVREVWVYGDVALGLDPIDRLDVYVTKDLLVRGDDPDAADEFERSHGVKGVGTSVSAEWAREFPEHIRANDAGYAAPEKCLAAHLLPDDEPIHLEVCNAPFDRNVKQRLKGALDRGAYEQVLDPRGVQLYGEGQRATETMAKLRGGDLPFPTLSGALEMLGVDDEEATAIADAVADYRDRQEGTTVRGDVV from the coding sequence ATGGAGCGCGAGGCGGCCCTCGACCGGGTGGAGGCGATCATCGACGCCGTCGACGAGGGACCGATGCCGGTCCCCGTTCGCGAGGTGTGGGTGTACGGCGACGTGGCGCTGGGACTCGACCCGATCGATCGGCTGGACGTGTACGTGACGAAGGACCTGCTCGTGCGCGGCGACGACCCCGACGCCGCCGACGAGTTCGAGCGGTCCCACGGCGTGAAGGGCGTCGGCACGTCGGTCTCCGCCGAGTGGGCGCGCGAGTTCCCCGAGCACATCCGCGCGAACGACGCCGGCTACGCCGCCCCCGAGAAGTGCCTCGCCGCCCACCTCCTCCCGGACGACGAGCCGATCCACCTCGAGGTGTGTAACGCGCCGTTCGACCGGAACGTGAAACAGCGACTGAAGGGCGCACTCGACCGCGGGGCGTACGAGCAGGTGCTCGACCCGCGCGGCGTCCAGTTGTACGGGGAGGGCCAGCGCGCGACCGAGACGATGGCGAAACTGCGCGGCGGCGACCTCCCGTTCCCGACGCTGTCGGGCGCGCTGGAGATGCTCGGCGTCGACGACGAGGAGGCGACCGCCATCGCCGACGCGGTCGCCGACTACCGCGACCGACAGGAGGGGACGACCGTCCGCGGCGACGTGGTGTGA
- a CDS encoding DUF4442 domain-containing protein produces MTRLDRLRAWLFRLAFSYYPSFWSTGATLTDLAPDFSHAAVELPLTWRTRNGMGTLFGGSMYGAVDPVYVVLLQRRLGDAFTVWDKAAEIRFLKPGRSTLYAEFDVPDAEVRDIEASLAPGESCDRVYDVALVDDDGVVHAEVEKTVYVRRDA; encoded by the coding sequence ATGACGCGACTCGACCGACTGCGGGCGTGGCTGTTCCGCCTCGCGTTCTCCTACTACCCCTCCTTCTGGTCCACCGGAGCGACGTTGACCGACTTGGCGCCGGATTTCTCGCACGCCGCGGTCGAACTCCCGCTCACCTGGCGCACGCGCAACGGGATGGGCACCCTGTTCGGCGGGAGCATGTACGGCGCCGTCGACCCCGTGTACGTCGTCCTGCTCCAGCGCCGCCTCGGCGACGCGTTCACCGTCTGGGACAAGGCCGCCGAGATCCGCTTCCTGAAGCCGGGCCGGTCGACGCTGTACGCCGAGTTCGACGTCCCCGACGCGGAGGTCCGCGACATCGAGGCGTCGCTGGCGCCCGGGGAGTCGTGCGACCGCGTGTACGACGTGGCGTTGGTCGACGACGACGGCGTCGTCCACGCCGAGGTGGAGAAGACGGTGTACGTCCGCCGAGACGCGTAA
- the ncsA gene encoding tRNA 2-thiolation protein NcsA → MDCDRCGADAVMHAAYSGAHLCESHFRESVERRVRRRVREDELLPDDATPEDPERWVIGLSGGKDSVVLATVLDETFAEDPRVEMVALSIHEGIEGYRDASLDACETLTADLDMRHEVVSYEEELGVRMDDVVEDDPENMAACAYCGVFRRDLLETYAEDLDADKLLTGHNLDDEAQTALMNFFEGDTAQMAKHFDASLGPFPERRESDHFVPRAKPLRDVPEKEVALYCHLRDLPSHMAECPHASEAYRGEIQSLLLKLEENHPGVRHSIMAGYEELSGVLAGEYRDGDDDDGPALSPCENCGSETARDVCRKCELVAAIEAT, encoded by the coding sequence ATGGACTGCGACAGGTGCGGCGCCGACGCCGTGATGCACGCCGCCTACTCCGGGGCACACCTCTGTGAGTCACACTTCCGGGAGTCGGTCGAGCGACGCGTCCGGCGACGCGTGCGCGAGGACGAGCTCCTCCCGGACGACGCCACGCCGGAGGACCCCGAACGCTGGGTGATCGGTCTCTCCGGCGGGAAAGACAGCGTCGTGCTCGCGACGGTGCTGGACGAGACGTTCGCCGAGGACCCCCGCGTGGAGATGGTCGCCCTCTCGATCCACGAGGGGATCGAGGGGTACCGCGACGCCTCGCTCGACGCCTGCGAGACGTTGACCGCCGACCTCGACATGCGCCACGAGGTCGTCAGCTACGAGGAGGAACTCGGCGTCCGCATGGACGACGTGGTCGAGGACGACCCCGAGAACATGGCCGCCTGCGCCTACTGCGGCGTGTTCCGCCGGGATCTGCTCGAGACGTACGCCGAGGACCTCGACGCGGACAAACTGCTCACCGGCCACAACCTCGACGACGAAGCGCAGACGGCCCTGATGAACTTCTTCGAGGGCGACACCGCGCAGATGGCGAAACACTTCGACGCTTCGCTCGGCCCGTTCCCCGAGCGGCGCGAGAGCGACCACTTCGTGCCGCGCGCGAAGCCGCTGCGCGACGTGCCCGAGAAGGAGGTGGCGCTGTACTGCCACCTGCGGGACCTCCCCTCCCACATGGCGGAGTGCCCGCACGCCAGCGAGGCGTACCGGGGGGAGATCCAGTCGCTGTTGCTGAAACTGGAGGAGAACCACCCGGGGGTCCGCCACTCGATCATGGCCGGCTACGAGGAACTGTCGGGCGTCCTCGCGGGAGAGTACCGAGACGGCGACGACGACGACGGTCCCGCCCTGTCGCCGTGTGAGAACTGCGGGTCGGAGACCGCCCGCGACGTCTGTCGCAAGTGCGAACTCGTCGCGGCGATCGAGGCGACGTAA
- the ftsZ gene encoding cell division protein FtsZ has product MQDIVQDALENAEAEQRSMAEMDDDDEFGEPRIVIVGAGGAGNNTINRLYNIGVDGAETVAINTDKQHLKMIEADTKILVGKSLTQGLGAGGDPSMGSRATEMAQGTIKDVLGDADLVFVTAGMGGGTGTGAAPVVSKIAKEQGAIVVGMVSTPFNVERARTVKAEEGLENLRNEADSIIVLDNNRLLDYVPNLPIGKAFSVMDQIIAETVKGISETITQPSLINLDYADMSTIMNQGGVAVMLVGETQDKNKTQEVVNDAMNHPLLDVDYRGASGGLVHITGGPDLTLKEAEGIADNITERLEASANVIWGARIQEEYKGKVRVMAIMTGVQSAQVLGPSTQKQADKSRASIEGGPAEDVDFDAKSNAQSNGQSQQAAWQSDGGREQSSERSNGLDVIR; this is encoded by the coding sequence ATGCAGGACATCGTTCAGGACGCCTTGGAGAACGCGGAGGCCGAACAGCGCAGCATGGCCGAGATGGACGACGACGACGAGTTCGGGGAGCCCCGGATCGTCATCGTCGGCGCGGGCGGCGCGGGCAACAACACCATCAACCGGCTGTACAACATCGGCGTCGACGGCGCGGAGACGGTCGCCATCAACACCGACAAGCAGCACCTCAAGATGATCGAGGCCGACACGAAGATCCTCGTCGGCAAGTCCCTGACGCAGGGTCTCGGCGCCGGCGGCGACCCCAGCATGGGGTCGCGCGCCACCGAGATGGCCCAGGGGACGATCAAGGACGTGCTCGGCGACGCGGACCTCGTGTTCGTCACCGCCGGTATGGGCGGCGGCACGGGCACCGGCGCGGCGCCGGTCGTCTCGAAGATCGCCAAAGAGCAGGGCGCCATCGTCGTCGGCATGGTGTCGACGCCGTTCAACGTCGAGCGCGCCCGCACCGTCAAGGCCGAGGAGGGTCTCGAGAACCTCCGCAACGAGGCCGACTCGATCATCGTCCTCGACAACAACCGCCTCCTCGACTACGTGCCGAACCTGCCGATCGGGAAGGCGTTCTCGGTGATGGACCAGATCATCGCCGAGACGGTCAAGGGCATCTCGGAGACGATCACCCAGCCGTCCCTCATCAACCTGGACTACGCGGACATGTCCACGATCATGAACCAGGGCGGCGTCGCGGTGATGCTCGTCGGCGAGACCCAGGACAAGAACAAGACCCAGGAGGTCGTCAACGACGCGATGAACCACCCGCTGCTGGACGTCGACTACCGCGGCGCCTCCGGCGGACTGGTCCACATCACGGGCGGTCCCGACCTCACGCTGAAGGAGGCCGAGGGCATCGCCGACAACATCACCGAGCGCCTCGAGGCGAGCGCGAACGTGATCTGGGGCGCGCGGATCCAGGAGGAGTACAAGGGCAAGGTGCGCGTCATGGCGATCATGACGGGCGTCCAGAGCGCGCAGGTGCTCGGCCCGAGCACCCAGAAGCAGGCCGACAAGTCGCGCGCGTCCATCGAGGGCGGCCCGGCCGAGGACGTCGACTTCGACGCGAAGTCGAACGCCCAGTCGAACGGCCAGAGCCAACAGGCCGCCTGGCAGTCCGACGGCGGCCGCGAGCAGTCGAGCGAGCGCTCCAACGGTCTCGACGTCATCCGCTGA
- a CDS encoding ribbon-helix-helix domain-containing protein, with protein MERVTLRIPKQQIEEVEQMVETGEFPNRSEAIRSAVRDMLNEQAETSGERTRGERSKRSWAKV; from the coding sequence ATGGAACGTGTGACACTACGGATCCCGAAACAGCAGATCGAGGAGGTCGAACAGATGGTCGAGACGGGCGAGTTCCCGAATCGCAGCGAGGCGATTCGATCCGCCGTTCGCGACATGCTGAACGAACAGGCCGAGACGTCCGGCGAGCGCACGCGCGGCGAGCGCAGTAAGCGCAGCTGGGCCAAGGTGTAA
- a CDS encoding double zinc ribbon domain-containing protein, with protein MSKITFRADADLVDRLEGLEGSKSEVMREALRDYLDDTERGAGAAVGGAADAGDGTAPHDDASVDGDPLDAALAARVNELVSARLDREFGAGASDAPPAPRPFGVPEQPSAVNLTVNVDGTDAATESSDATAAVEGDAEPARGTAADAESDAEDPTPGESACGRCGETVAEGHVYCPNCGEKATRRAFCECGDEVRSDWAFCPGCGRRTAAADVLDRQ; from the coding sequence ATGAGCAAGATCACCTTCCGCGCGGACGCGGACCTCGTCGACCGCCTCGAAGGGCTCGAGGGGTCGAAGAGCGAGGTCATGCGGGAGGCGCTCCGCGACTACCTCGACGACACGGAGCGGGGAGCGGGAGCGGCCGTCGGCGGCGCCGCCGACGCCGGCGACGGCACCGCCCCACACGACGACGCGTCCGTCGACGGCGACCCGCTAGACGCCGCGCTGGCCGCGCGCGTAAACGAACTCGTGAGCGCCCGGCTCGACCGCGAGTTCGGCGCCGGCGCGTCCGACGCGCCCCCGGCTCCGCGCCCGTTCGGCGTCCCGGAGCAGCCGTCCGCCGTCAACCTCACCGTGAACGTCGACGGCACCGACGCGGCGACGGAGTCGTCGGACGCGACCGCCGCGGTCGAGGGAGACGCGGAGCCGGCGCGCGGGACCGCGGCCGACGCGGAATCGGACGCGGAGGATCCGACGCCCGGCGAGTCGGCGTGTGGGCGCTGCGGGGAGACGGTGGCAGAGGGGCACGTATACTGCCCGAACTGCGGCGAGAAGGCGACCAGGCGGGCGTTCTGCGAGTGCGGCGACGAGGTCCGCTCCGACTGGGCGTTCTGCCCGGGCTGCGGCCGGCGGACCGCCGCCGCCGACGTCCTCGACAGGCAGTAG
- a CDS encoding aldo/keto reductase: MDHRELGGVGSVTEVGLGTWNIGGDWGDVPDEAGREAVRAALDAGVDVLDTADVYGDGRSERHIRHVLDERDAHDEVTVATKAGRRLDPHTADGYTAENLERFVDRSRENLGEDTLDLLQLHCPPTDVYYRSETFDALADLRARGKVADYGVSVERVEEALKAIEYPGVETVQLIFNPFRQRPAELFFEEAARRDVGVIVRVPLASGLLTGTIDRDAEFPENDHRNYNRDGEAFDVGETFAGVPLDAGVDAVEALEPHVPEGLTLAQFTLRWILDFDAVSTVIPGSTTPAHIESNVAAADLESLDHRLHGVVRDVYEDHVADHVHDRW, encoded by the coding sequence ATGGACCACCGCGAACTCGGCGGCGTCGGATCGGTGACGGAGGTCGGTCTCGGGACGTGGAACATCGGCGGCGACTGGGGGGACGTCCCCGACGAGGCCGGCCGGGAGGCCGTTCGCGCCGCGCTCGACGCCGGCGTCGACGTCCTCGACACGGCGGACGTGTACGGCGACGGCCGCAGCGAGCGCCACATCCGGCACGTCCTCGACGAGCGCGACGCCCACGACGAGGTGACGGTCGCGACGAAGGCCGGCCGACGGCTCGACCCACACACGGCCGACGGCTACACGGCCGAGAACCTGGAGCGGTTCGTCGACCGCTCCCGGGAGAACCTCGGCGAGGACACCCTCGACCTGCTCCAACTCCACTGCCCGCCGACGGACGTGTACTACCGCTCCGAGACGTTCGACGCGCTGGCGGACCTGCGCGCACGCGGGAAAGTGGCCGACTACGGCGTCAGCGTCGAGCGCGTCGAGGAGGCGCTGAAAGCGATCGAGTACCCCGGCGTCGAGACGGTCCAACTGATCTTCAATCCGTTCCGGCAGCGGCCCGCGGAACTGTTCTTCGAGGAAGCGGCGCGCCGCGACGTCGGCGTGATCGTCCGCGTCCCGCTGGCCTCCGGTCTCCTCACGGGCACCATCGACCGCGACGCGGAGTTCCCGGAGAACGACCACCGCAACTACAACCGCGACGGCGAGGCGTTCGACGTCGGCGAGACGTTCGCGGGCGTCCCGCTCGACGCCGGCGTCGACGCGGTGGAGGCGCTGGAGCCGCACGTCCCCGAGGGGCTGACGCTCGCGCAGTTCACCCTCCGGTGGATCCTCGACTTCGACGCGGTGTCGACGGTCATCCCCGGGTCGACGACGCCCGCACACATCGAGAGCAACGTCGCGGCCGCCGACCTGGAGTCGCTCGACCACCGCCTCCACGGCGTCGTGCGCGACGTGTACGAGGACCACGTCGCCGACCACGTCCACGACCGCTGGTGA
- a CDS encoding metal ABC transporter substrate-binding protein, giving the protein MTDTRDPAGSPETTRRAYLAGAGGLAAAGLAGCLGGAAGSDTDSGGDAGDSDGPTVVASFFSFYDFGRKVAAGTPVTVENLIPTGLHGHGWEPNATITRRIVDADAFVHVGEDFQPWADRAIQTLRDDGVDTQLINVREGVELVPLADSLDRDEEGVGEGRGLDPHFWLDPTRATIAVDNITEGFVELAPEYEDTFRANAEAYETDVLARIDADYEAIFDAAERDVVQLAAHNAFQYVADRYGVQMRPLVVNLAASGDVKPSDITEAKRVIDDNDIRYIGAGVFETRRPAKQLIAETDVEAYYPVTPYAGVREDWVENDWGYEEIAYNINMPTFEVVLGNTAPAEAGYDGWDAEWRNFE; this is encoded by the coding sequence ATGACCGACACACGCGACCCGGCGGGTTCGCCGGAGACGACCAGACGGGCGTACCTCGCGGGAGCGGGGGGTCTCGCTGCGGCGGGGCTGGCCGGCTGTCTGGGCGGCGCGGCCGGGAGCGACACCGACTCCGGCGGGGACGCCGGCGACAGCGACGGCCCGACGGTCGTCGCCTCCTTCTTCAGCTTCTACGACTTCGGGCGGAAGGTCGCGGCGGGGACGCCGGTGACCGTGGAGAACCTCATCCCGACGGGGCTGCACGGACACGGGTGGGAGCCGAACGCCACCATCACCCGGCGCATCGTCGACGCGGACGCGTTCGTCCACGTCGGCGAGGACTTCCAGCCGTGGGCCGACCGCGCCATCCAGACGCTGAGAGACGACGGCGTCGACACCCAGTTGATCAACGTCCGCGAGGGCGTCGAACTCGTCCCGCTGGCCGACAGCCTCGACCGCGACGAGGAGGGCGTCGGCGAGGGACGGGGCCTTGACCCGCACTTCTGGCTCGACCCGACGCGCGCGACGATCGCCGTCGACAACATCACCGAGGGGTTCGTCGAACTCGCCCCCGAGTACGAGGACACGTTCCGCGCGAACGCCGAGGCGTACGAGACGGACGTGCTCGCACGGATCGACGCCGACTACGAGGCGATCTTCGACGCCGCCGAGCGCGACGTGGTCCAGTTGGCCGCCCACAACGCGTTCCAGTACGTCGCCGACCGCTACGGCGTGCAGATGCGGCCGCTCGTCGTCAACCTCGCCGCCAGCGGCGACGTGAAGCCGTCCGACATCACCGAGGCCAAGCGCGTCATCGACGACAACGACATCCGCTACATCGGCGCGGGCGTGTTCGAGACGCGCCGCCCCGCGAAACAGCTCATCGCCGAGACGGACGTCGAGGCGTACTACCCGGTCACCCCGTACGCGGGCGTGCGCGAGGACTGGGTCGAGAACGACTGGGGGTACGAGGAGATCGCCTACAACATCAACATGCCCACCTTCGAGGTCGTCCTCGGCAACACGGCGCCCGCGGAGGCCGGGTACGACGGCTGGGACGCCGAGTGGAGGAACTTCGAATGA
- a CDS encoding metal ABC transporter ATP-binding protein: MEELRMSDAEATVDGGTGVDPAGNGAARTAGDRVIRLSDVTFGYTAAPVVEDVSLDIHDGEYVAVVGPNGSGKSTLMQIMLGLLRPDDGEARLFGEPAHSFDDGQRIGYVSQHASAAKEMPITVREVVRMGRFPHVGFGRLGAEDDRIVDEALATVGMADFADRRITKLSGGQRQRAFIARALAGEADLLVLDEPTVGVDAESVEAFYDLLESLNDDGITVLLIEHDLGAVTDHAERVICLNREVYFDGPTAEFVDSDALARAFGTAVGFLGGSEKR; this comes from the coding sequence GTGGAGGAACTTCGAATGAGCGACGCGGAGGCGACGGTCGACGGCGGAACCGGCGTCGACCCCGCCGGCAACGGCGCCGCGCGGACGGCCGGCGACCGGGTGATCCGGCTGTCGGACGTGACGTTCGGCTACACCGCGGCGCCGGTCGTCGAGGACGTGAGCCTCGACATCCACGACGGCGAGTACGTCGCGGTGGTCGGTCCGAACGGCTCGGGGAAGTCGACGCTGATGCAGATCATGCTCGGCCTGCTCCGCCCGGACGACGGAGAGGCGCGACTGTTCGGCGAGCCGGCCCACAGCTTCGACGACGGCCAGCGGATCGGCTACGTCTCCCAGCACGCCAGCGCGGCCAAGGAGATGCCGATCACCGTCCGCGAGGTCGTCCGGATGGGTCGGTTCCCGCACGTCGGCTTCGGCCGGTTGGGCGCCGAGGACGACCGGATCGTCGACGAGGCGCTCGCGACCGTCGGGATGGCCGACTTCGCCGACCGGCGGATCACCAAGCTGTCGGGCGGCCAGCGCCAGCGCGCCTTCATCGCCCGTGCGCTCGCGGGCGAAGCGGACCTGCTCGTCCTCGACGAGCCGACCGTCGGCGTCGACGCCGAGTCGGTCGAGGCGTTCTACGACCTGCTCGAGTCGCTCAACGACGACGGGATCACCGTGCTCCTCATCGAGCACGACCTCGGCGCCGTCACCGACCACGCGGAGCGGGTGATCTGCCTCAACCGCGAGGTGTACTTCGACGGCCCGACCGCGGAGTTCGTCGACAGCGACGCGCTCGCGCGGGCGTTCGGCACGGCCGTCGGCTTCCTCGGCGGGAGTGAGAAGCGATGA
- a CDS encoding metal ABC transporter permease: protein MTLPTGAAAALAALHSSPLPLQSEGSALDPVLAPIYYLLDLWSLLMTALGNATGLELLQYGFMHRAILVGLCIGVMAPLIGTFLVHRQLALIGDALAHTAFAGVAVGLFLNGVLSLGVSPYLTAVVVAVLAALLIEVISEVTDAYNDVSMAIVLSTGFALGTVLISLNAGGLAVGINQYLFGNLSTVSAENAAILLVLFAIIVGTVALTRNQLLYVTFDETAAEVSGIPVNWYNRVMVMLTALVVVGAMQIMGVILVAAMLVVPVAGASQVSRSFGESLLVSVVLAELAVLLGIGAAYYGEATAGGVIVLVAVAIYALAVVAGKLREARGDDEAPELGSIDAGEDAVAASD from the coding sequence ATGACGCTCCCGACGGGCGCCGCGGCCGCGCTGGCGGCGCTGCACTCGTCCCCGCTCCCGCTCCAGTCGGAGGGGAGCGCACTCGACCCGGTGCTCGCGCCGATCTACTACCTGCTCGACCTGTGGTCGCTGCTGATGACCGCGCTCGGGAACGCCACCGGGCTGGAGCTGCTCCAGTACGGCTTCATGCACCGCGCGATCCTCGTCGGCCTCTGCATCGGGGTGATGGCGCCGCTCATCGGAACGTTCCTCGTCCACCGCCAACTGGCGCTCATCGGCGACGCGCTCGCCCACACCGCGTTCGCGGGCGTCGCCGTCGGGCTGTTCCTCAACGGCGTCTTGAGCCTCGGCGTCTCCCCGTACCTCACCGCCGTCGTCGTCGCGGTGCTGGCGGCGCTGCTCATCGAAGTGATCTCGGAGGTCACCGACGCCTACAACGACGTGTCGATGGCCATCGTGCTCTCGACGGGGTTCGCCCTCGGGACGGTGCTCATCAGCCTGAACGCGGGCGGCCTCGCGGTCGGCATCAACCAGTACCTGTTCGGCAACCTCTCGACCGTCTCCGCCGAGAACGCCGCCATCCTGCTGGTGCTGTTCGCCATCATCGTCGGCACGGTCGCGCTCACGCGCAACCAACTCCTGTACGTCACGTTCGACGAGACGGCCGCCGAGGTGTCGGGCATCCCCGTGAACTGGTACAACCGCGTGATGGTGATGCTCACCGCGCTGGTCGTCGTCGGCGCGATGCAGATCATGGGCGTCATCCTCGTCGCCGCGATGCTCGTCGTCCCGGTCGCCGGGGCGTCGCAGGTGTCGCGGAGCTTCGGCGAGTCGCTGCTGGTCTCCGTCGTGCTGGCGGAACTGGCCGTCCTACTCGGTATCGGCGCCGCCTACTACGGCGAGGCCACGGCGGGCGGCGTCATCGTCCTCGTCGCCGTCGCCATCTACGCGCTCGCGGTCGTCGCCGGGAAGCTCCGCGAGGCCCGCGGCGACGACGAGGCCCCCGAACTCGGCTCCATCGACGCCGGCGAGGACGCGGTCGCGGCCTCGGACTGA
- a CDS encoding M24 family metallopeptidase has product MATRLPESEFDARLAEVRGRLADTDADAATFFGATSIEYLSGFHHIQTERPVVLAVTRDGMEITVPRLEVERVEPNPRIDAVHHYFDYPQGAPLRTAVEMLRGMGVDSVASDADGAPGVMGYEGPSLSEFVEVERQSWVDRMRWEKTDAEVDLVRESAKWANLAHRYLADYTEVGAHPVTVSQRATTEASRAMLDTLGERYAVRTRGSGPVHAGYISGSETALPHGHTPNERLSAGDVLVTGASANVDGYHSELERTMFVGEPSDEQVHYFELMVEAQDIAINALGPGQSIAGVDEAVHDYFVEQGIEDTAQHHVGHNIGLGGHEPPYIDRGWDDYDHVDEGDDLMAPGQIYTIEPGIYTDEYGYRHSDTIAITESGTEWLTYFPRDLESNVIR; this is encoded by the coding sequence ATGGCGACGAGACTCCCCGAATCGGAGTTCGACGCGCGGCTCGCGGAGGTGCGCGGGCGGCTCGCGGACACCGACGCGGACGCGGCGACGTTCTTCGGCGCGACCAGCATCGAGTACCTCTCGGGCTTCCACCACATCCAGACCGAGCGGCCGGTCGTCCTCGCGGTGACGCGAGACGGCATGGAGATCACCGTCCCCCGACTGGAGGTCGAGCGCGTCGAGCCGAACCCCCGCATCGACGCCGTCCACCACTACTTCGACTACCCGCAGGGGGCGCCGCTGCGGACGGCCGTCGAGATGCTCCGGGGGATGGGCGTCGACTCGGTCGCCTCCGACGCCGACGGCGCGCCGGGCGTGATGGGGTACGAGGGACCGAGCCTCTCGGAGTTCGTCGAGGTCGAGCGCCAGTCGTGGGTCGACCGCATGCGCTGGGAGAAGACCGACGCCGAAGTCGACCTCGTGCGCGAGTCGGCGAAGTGGGCGAACCTGGCCCACCGCTACCTCGCCGACTACACCGAGGTCGGCGCCCACCCCGTGACGGTGAGCCAGCGGGCCACGACGGAGGCCTCGCGCGCCATGCTCGACACGCTCGGGGAGCGGTACGCCGTCCGCACGCGCGGGTCGGGTCCCGTCCACGCGGGGTACATCTCGGGGTCCGAGACCGCCCTCCCGCACGGCCACACCCCCAACGAACGGCTCTCGGCGGGCGACGTGTTGGTCACGGGCGCGTCCGCGAACGTCGACGGCTACCACTCCGAGTTGGAGCGGACGATGTTCGTCGGGGAACCGAGCGACGAGCAGGTCCACTACTTCGAGCTGATGGTGGAGGCCCAAGACATCGCCATCAACGCGCTCGGGCCCGGGCAGTCCATCGCCGGCGTCGACGAGGCGGTCCACGACTACTTCGTCGAACAGGGGATCGAGGACACCGCCCAGCACCACGTCGGGCACAACATCGGTCTCGGCGGGCACGAACCGCCGTACATCGACCGGGGCTGGGACGACTACGACCACGTCGACGAGGGCGACGACCTGATGGCGCCGGGCCAGATCTACACCATCGAACCGGGCATCTACACCGACGAGTACGGCTACCGCCACTCCGACACCATCGCGATCACCGAGAGCGGTACCGAGTGGCTCACCTACTTCCCGCGCGACTTGGAGTCCAACGTCATCCGGTAG
- a CDS encoding HAD family hydrolase, with protein sequence MPLSFALFDTLVDAALPADPAAAVGEELRARGVDVPDDWAAAYAETHVDAPEGAEIPLPAHVSRALASRGVTAPGNAARRAVVAAFDPAVRTREGAVAAVAAARERGPVGLLANCAVPELVGRTLVRSDLARDDFDAVVTSVACGWRKPDPRAFERVADALGAAPADLVHVGADPATDGGATAVGGEFVDAGDAVPDS encoded by the coding sequence ATGCCCCTCTCGTTCGCGCTGTTCGACACCCTCGTCGACGCCGCCCTCCCCGCCGACCCAGCTGCGGCTGTGGGGGAGGAACTCCGTGCCCGCGGCGTCGACGTGCCCGACGACTGGGCCGCCGCGTACGCCGAGACCCACGTCGACGCGCCCGAGGGCGCCGAGATCCCCCTGCCCGCACACGTGAGTCGGGCGCTGGCCTCCCGCGGCGTCACCGCCCCGGGCAACGCCGCGCGGCGGGCCGTCGTCGCCGCGTTCGACCCCGCGGTCCGGACGCGTGAGGGCGCGGTCGCCGCCGTCGCCGCCGCCCGCGAGCGCGGTCCCGTCGGGCTGCTCGCGAACTGTGCGGTCCCGGAGTTGGTCGGGCGGACGCTCGTCCGGTCGGATCTGGCGCGCGACGACTTCGACGCCGTCGTGACGAGCGTCGCCTGCGGCTGGCGCAAGCCCGACCCCCGCGCGTTCGAGCGCGTCGCCGACGCGCTCGGGGCGGCGCCGGCCGACCTCGTCCACGTCGGGGCGGACCCGGCGACCGACGGCGGCGCGACCGCCGTGGGGGGCGAGTTCGTGGACGCCGGCGACGCCGTTCCCGACAGCTAG